The DNA window TGGCGTGCTTTTCACAGCTCGCCCCTTGAACAATCACGGGGGCGCAAATTATCTGACAAGCTTTGCTCTAGTAGTATTCCGGTTGCTCCAGGCCGCGGCCTCCTTCGATTACCACGACCCTATCCGAGCATTCTACTACCGACTTCCGGTGTGAGATGAATACCACTGTCATCTTTCCCCGTAAGTCTTGCATGGCCTGGATGATCCGTTGCTCATTTTTTGCGTCCAGATTGCTAGTCGCTTCGTCCAGCAGAAGCAAAGTGGGCTTGCGCAATAGCGCTCTTGCCAGAGAGATTCTCTGCCGCTGCCCTCCGGAGAGCCTCACCCCGCGATCCCCCACGATTGTCATAAGCCCCTCGGGGAATGCTTTGACAAAGTCTGCTGCCGAGGCCATTGTCAGAGCGTTCCAGATATCTTCTTCTGAACTCTCGGGCGAGGCCCATCGCATGTTCTCCTTCAACGTCTCATGGAACAACAGGCTCTCCTGAGGAACATAGCCTACCGATTTGCGCCAGGAATGCAAAACGCTGCCCTCAAGTGGCTTGCCGTCGATAAGGACCTGACCAATATCGGGAGTCAACAAGCCGATCAGCAGGTCCGCAAACGTGCTCTTGCCACCACCAGACGGCCCAAGAATGACCGTCGTCTCTCGGGCTTGAATAAACAGATCAATATGGTCAAGAACAAAGTTTCCGTCTTCCTTGTCATATTTAAAAGATACGTCTCGAAACTCTACGGCGTTTTCGAGTTCTATCGGGTTCACAGGACCGTATATCTGCGGTTCCTCGGCTGCATGAAACGTGTTGGCCATGTCCAGCGCCGCTTTGTACGCTGGCAACATATTCAGCGTCCCTTGCCATGTCCGCTGCATCCACGAGAACATGGGCACAAGGCTGGCAAAGAGGAAAAGCATGATCAGGAGTCTGGACACCGGGATTTGAAGTATTTGAACTCCCACAAGAAAAAATACGCTCACTACAACGACTCCACCAATTTCGTAATACATCCCAGTAGAAGAGAGAATCCCTGCAAACCGATTGGCCTGTTGCTCAAGCTTTCCGCTCAATGCGCAGAAACTCCGAATGTGCCTATCTTCCGCTCCAAAACTCTTGGCAACCTTCATTCCAGACAGATGGTCCATTAAAACGCCAAATAAGGAGGCCATGGTCTGACGCCATTCCTCACCAAGCTCATAAGACCTGCGGTTGAGCGGCCTGAGAACCAGAATCAATAATCCAGAACTGACAATCGCCACGCAAGTGAGAGGAAAAGACAACATCATGGCTAGGCCAATATGCACAAAAACAACGAATACCGAGCTGATCAGCGCAAAAAGCCCGTACGTTCCGTTATCTATGGTCGCGAGATTTGATGTCATAACATGATTGATGTCCGATCCTCTTATTTGAATGAAACGGAGCCATTGAACCCGCGCCATGGATCTAAACAGATCATCACGGAGCTTGCGAGTGAATGCATGAGCCAGCTTTGAATTGAGTATGGTGGACCATCTTTGTATCACGGCGTATAAGGAGACGATGATGACATACATGGCCAACACCATAGTCAAGCTGAGTGGAAGACCTGTGAAGCGCCATATCTTGCCGATTATAGCGACAATACCTTCAGGAGCGGAATCGCCGATTCCGATCAATTGCAGGAATGGGATCAGCATCAGCAGTCCGATCCCCTGTGTGAGCCCCATACCGATCAAAACCGCGATGGCAAAGTAGGCTCTTTTCCCCGCTTGGTGGAACAACTCTCTCAGGTATTCAAGGAATAACTTGTTTTTTGGGGATAGATCAAACATCATTTTTCTAACGGAGAACAGAATGCTTGTCCATAACCTTATGAAGCTCCTCCAGCGCTGGGAGCCACTCTGCGTCGAGGATCACTCTCAGGATCGTCTCTCTCCCCAAACCTGTAACGCAGGAACAGCAGGACCAGTATTGCAATGGGAACAGCCAGATCGCCTATCCAAAGAACTGGCCCAGCATTGTATACTGCCAGGTTCCCGTGTGTACTAATGTCCCATAGATGCCCGAAAGCGCATCCTAGCAGAAAGACTGCGCTGCCTATGCCTGTCGCCGTCCAAAACCCCTGTCTTAACCAAATACAGAGCACACCGCAAACTCCCCAGCTCAGGTCGGCAAGAGCTACCTCAAACTGAAAGGGGCTTCCAGGCTGCCAACCGATCTTGCGGGCTATCTCAT is part of the Desulfomonilaceae bacterium genome and encodes:
- a CDS encoding ABC transporter ATP-binding protein, giving the protein MFDLSPKNKLFLEYLRELFHQAGKRAYFAIAVLIGMGLTQGIGLLMLIPFLQLIGIGDSAPEGIVAIIGKIWRFTGLPLSLTMVLAMYVIIVSLYAVIQRWSTILNSKLAHAFTRKLRDDLFRSMARVQWLRFIQIRGSDINHVMTSNLATIDNGTYGLFALISSVFVVFVHIGLAMMLSFPLTCVAIVSSGLLILVLRPLNRRSYELGEEWRQTMASLFGVLMDHLSGMKVAKSFGAEDRHIRSFCALSGKLEQQANRFAGILSSTGMYYEIGGVVVVSVFFLVGVQILQIPVSRLLIMLFLFASLVPMFSWMQRTWQGTLNMLPAYKAALDMANTFHAAEEPQIYGPVNPIELENAVEFRDVSFKYDKEDGNFVLDHIDLFIQARETTVILGPSGGGKSTFADLLIGLLTPDIGQVLIDGKPLEGSVLHSWRKSVGYVPQESLLFHETLKENMRWASPESSEEDIWNALTMASAADFVKAFPEGLMTIVGDRGVRLSGGQRQRISLARALLRKPTLLLLDEATSNLDAKNEQRIIQAMQDLRGKMTVVFISHRKSVVECSDRVVVIEGGRGLEQPEYY
- a CDS encoding DUF6790 family protein gives rise to the protein MLAVIFLLASLIGFAVHLFLGREPRTRARTVELLLLYLLVINIGVGLLLAWYGHTFMADEIARKIGWQPGSPFQFEVALADLSWGVCGVLCIWLRQGFWTATGIGSAVFLLGCAFGHLWDISTHGNLAVYNAGPVLWIGDLAVPIAILVLLFLRYRFGERDDPESDPRRRVAPSAGGAS